GGCAACACCGACGCCCCTACGCCACACCCGGACAGACCATGCGCCGCCGGTGGGAGGCTGCTACACCGGCTGCCCGCGCCCGTGGCCATGCCGGCAATCGTCGGCTACACAAGCGCTGGCAACAATTCGACCGCCGCAGCAAACATCCCTGCGTGGCCAACACCGCGATCGCTCGTGAGCTCGCCGGCTGGTGCTGGTCGCTGGCGGTGCTCGACGACTAACCAGCACTGACACACAATCTTGGCCACCCGTCGCGGGACTCCCGCTGTGGTGAACAGGGAACGAATCCACGGCGTCGCTATGTGCGCCAGCACTTTTGGGTGCACGGTACGCACGTTTACATAGACCCGTCGGCCAGCGTTTTCCTCTCCTGTCGAACACCGTTGAGCGGTAACCAACCCGCGTATATCAGTCCGACAACACCGTCGCGAGTAACGACCACCACACACCGCGGCGGGTGGCCAACCCCACAACAGCCCCTGAGAAGGAGGCAATTTCGCCATGGGACTTGACAGAGCAGCACTACATATCAGCGACGAGCCTCGAAGGGTCCTGGCGAGACGAGTTGCGAGGACCCTTCGTGACGCGCCCTCCGCAAGCTCCGAGCGCTCCTCAGGGAGCAGGAGGTGGCTCGCTTCGCTCGTACCTCAGGGAGCTGAGAATTCGGCCACTCGCACGGGGGGCTTCGTCCTGAGCCTCAGCGAATGCGCTGCGTCGGCGCGTCCGAGTCGGCCTCGGTCCCGCCGTCGTGGCGGTGCGAACGATCCTCGTGCACCGACCAGTCGTCGTCGGGTGCGCCCTTGTTCTGGTCGCGCCGGACGAGGAAACGGCCGATCGCAGCGCCGATGAAGGCCGGGACGAAGACGAGCAGTGCGGTGAACGACGCCCCGGCGATGAGCTCGATGAACAGGCTGGCCTGCCCGATGCCGGCCAGGACGACCGTGCCGAGGATCCAGGAGATCAGCCCGGCGAGGACGCCGGCGAGGACACCGGCCTGTAGCCAGCGGACGGTCAGATCCTCGTAGTCATCGGGATCCGGGTTGGCGCGGGCGTCGCGGATGCCGTCGTAACCACCCCACACCAGGGCGATGAGTACGACGACCGCGATCGCGATGGTGCGCCAGATCGTCGAGTTCAGCGGCGCCTGCACCACGGCGAATCCCAGCAAGACGCGGGCGAGGACGTGAACTGCGGTCATCGTCAGACCGCGCACCAACCACGAAGACATGCGCGTCATCTTACGCACGGGGGTGGTGACAGCGGACACACCCTGGTCGAAGTGGTCGGGTTTCGCGGGTCGGGCGGGTTCGCGGCTCGGGCGCCGGCCGTAGCGTGGCCAGGGTGCCGATCAACCATGACACCGCAGGCCGCCGCGCCCGGCTGCGTGCCGAACTGCGTACCGCGGACGACCCGGTCTCGTTCCTCGTCGTCTCCGACCTCGTCAACGTCCGCTACCTGACCGGGTTCACCGGCTCCAACGCCGCCGTGCTGATCGACGTCGACGATCCGGCCGGCGACCGGATCGCCACCGACGGCCGGTATCTCACCCAGGTCGCCGAACAGGTGCCCGACGTCGAGCCGATCATCGAACGCTCGGTGGCGCGTGCCCTCGTCGACCACGCCCGGGCCGCCGGGGCGGGTCGCGTCGGCTTCGAGGCCGACACCGAGACCGTGGCCGGGCACCGAGCGCTGTCCGCGGCTGTCGGG
The genomic region above belongs to Gordonia hongkongensis and contains:
- a CDS encoding B-4DMT family transporter; the encoded protein is MSSWLVRGLTMTAVHVLARVLLGFAVVQAPLNSTIWRTIAIAVVVLIALVWGGYDGIRDARANPDPDDYEDLTVRWLQAGVLAGVLAGLISWILGTVVLAGIGQASLFIELIAGASFTALLVFVPAFIGAAIGRFLVRRDQNKGAPDDDWSVHEDRSHRHDGGTEADSDAPTQRIR